In Mus musculus strain C57BL/6J chromosome 1, GRCm38.p6 C57BL/6J, a single genomic region encodes these proteins:
- the Crygf gene encoding gamma-crystallin F isoform 2 (isoform 2 is encoded by transcript variant 2) — protein sequence MGKITFYEDRSFQGRHYECSTDHSNLQPYFSRCNSVRVDSGCWMLYEQPNFAGCQYFLRRGDYPDYQQWMGFSDSVRSCHLIPHDQDLRARGLQRPDGGDHRRLLPPAGPLPLQ from the exons ATGGGGAAG ATCACCTTCTATGAGGACCGCAGCTTCCAGGGCCGCCACTATGAGTGCAGCACCGACCACTCCAACCTGCAGCCCTACTTCAGCCGCTGCAACTCTGTGCGAGTGGACAGTGGCTGCTGGATGCTCTATGAGCAGCCCAACTTCGCAGGCTGCCAGTACTTCCTGCGTCGCGGGGACTACCCTGACTACCAGCAGTGGATGGGTTTCAGTGACTCTGTCCGCTCCTGCCACCTCATCCCCCAC GATCAGGATCTACGAGCGAGAGGACTACAGAGGCCAGATGGTGGAGATCACAGACGACTGCTCCCACCTGCAGGACCGCTTCCACTTCAGTGA
- the Crygf gene encoding gamma-crystallin F isoform 1 (isoform 1 is encoded by transcript variant 1), with protein sequence MGKITFYEDRSFQGRHYECSTDHSNLQPYFSRCNSVRVDSGCWMLYEQPNFAGCQYFLRRGDYPDYQQWMGFSDSVRSCHLIPHSTSHRIRIYEREDYRGQMVEITDDCSHLQDRFHFSDFHSFHVMEGYWVLYEMPNYRGRQYLLRPGEYRRYHDWGAMNARVGSLRRIMDFY encoded by the exons ATGGGGAAG ATCACCTTCTATGAGGACCGCAGCTTCCAGGGCCGCCACTATGAGTGCAGCACCGACCACTCCAACCTGCAGCCCTACTTCAGCCGCTGCAACTCTGTGCGAGTGGACAGTGGCTGCTGGATGCTCTATGAGCAGCCCAACTTCGCAGGCTGCCAGTACTTCCTGCGTCGCGGGGACTACCCTGACTACCAGCAGTGGATGGGTTTCAGTGACTCTGTCCGCTCCTGCCACCTCATCCCCCAC TCCACTTCTCACAGGATCAGGATCTACGAGCGAGAGGACTACAGAGGCCAGATGGTGGAGATCACAGACGACTGCTCCCACCTGCAGGACCGCTTCCACTTCAGTGACTTCCACTCCTTCCACGTGATGGAGGGCTACTGGGTCCTCTACGAGATGCCCAACTACCGGGGGCGGCAGTACCTGCTGAGGCCAGGGGAGTATAGGCGCTACCACGATTGGGGCGCCATGAATGCCAGGGTGGGCTCTCTGAGGAGAATCATGGATTTCTATTGA